A region from the Benincasa hispida cultivar B227 chromosome 12, ASM972705v1, whole genome shotgun sequence genome encodes:
- the LOC120068410 gene encoding pentatricopeptide repeat-containing protein At3g61360, which yields MAILQRLTQIPQLPISFHSFLIYAAPFCTHIHLHPSSQPKTEVERIAKIINDHPFPDHPLHPTLLHHIPSPLPSNTFLNDVLGRLFAAHSNGLKALELFKFCLHHSQPSPTPDAFEKTLHILARMRYFDQSWELMREIQRTHPFLLTLKSMSILISKIAKFQSFEETIEAFHRMENEVFVGRKFGIEEFNVLLRAFCTQRQMKEARSVFQKMYSRFPPNTKTMNLLLLGFKESSDVTAVELFYHEMIRRGFKPNAVTYSIRIDAYCKRGYFVDGLRVFEEMERAKLEPTLETITTLIHGAGVAKDKTKARQLFDEITLRNLCPDIGAYNALISSLIRSNDVKSAAALMEDMEAKHIGHDSMTYHMLFSGLMRLEDVGGFYELYSKMIRQNFVPKTRTVVMIMKFLCENRRVDLGLDFWGYLVEKGYCPHSHVLDLLVTGLCARGMVLQASECSKQMLERGRQMSEAAFLIMKRTLLQAHATDKYGELEQLRNKLQTVLPPPKQLSFEIPASS from the coding sequence ATGGCGATTCTGCAGAGGCTAACTCAAATCCCTCAATTACCCATTTCTTTCCATTCGTTTCTGATTTATGCAGCTCCTTTTTGTACTCATATTCATCTTCATCCATCTTCACAACCCAAAACTGAAGTCGAAAGAATCGCCAAAATCATCAACGACCATCCATTTCCCGATCATCCCCTTCACCCCACTCTTCTTCACCACATTCCATCTCCTCTTCCTTCAAACACTTTCCTCAATGACGTTCTTGGTCGCCTCTTCGCAGCCCATTCCAATGGCCTCAAGGCCTTGGAGCTCTTCAAATTCTGCCTCCACCATTCTCAACCTTCCCCAACTCCAGATGCTTTCGAGAAGACGCTTCACATTCTCGCCAGGATGAGGTATTTCGATCAATCATGGGAGTTGATGCGTGAGATTCAACGAACTCACCCTTTTTTGCTTACTCTCAAGTCTATGAGCATCTTGATTTCGAAGATCGCGAAGTTTCAGTCATTCGAAGAAACGATAGAAGCGTTTCATAGAATGGAGAATGAAGTGTTCGTTGGAAGGAAATTTGGTATCGAGGAATTTAATGTACTCCTTCGAGCTTTTTGCACTCAGAGACAGATGAAAGAGGCACGATCAGTGTTCCAGAAGATGTATTCTCGATTTCCCCCAAATACTAAAACCATGAATCTCTTGCTTTTAGGGTTTAAGGAATCGAGCGATGTTACTGCTGTTGagcttttctatcatgagatgatcAGGAGAGGTTTCAAGCCAAATGCTGTAACTTATAGCATTAGAATTGATGCATATTGCAAAAGGGGTTATTTCGTGGATGGTTTGAGAGTTTTTGAAGAAATGGAGAGGGCAAAATTAGAGCCTACATTGGAAACAATCACTACTCTTATCCATGGAGCAGGGGTAGCAAAGGATAAAACCAAAGCACGCCAACTATTTGATGaaattactctgagaaacttgtgtccTGACATTGGGGCTTATAATGCTTTGATAAGTTCCTTGATTAGGTCTAATGATGTAAAGTCTGCAGCAGCTTTAATGGAAGATATGGAGGCTAAACACATCGGACATGACAGTATGACCTATCATATGCTGTTCTCAGGCCTGATGCGATTGGAGGATGTTGGTGGGTTTTATGAGTTGTATAGCAAAATGATACGGCAAAATTTTGTGCCTAAAACTCGAACGGTAGTCATGATAATGAAGTTTTTATGCGAAAATCGCCGAGTTGATTTGGGTTTGGATTTCTGGGGTTATCTTGTAGAGAAGGGGTACTGTCCTCATAGTCATGTATTGGATCTGTTGGTGACAGGATTATGTGCCCGTGGAATGGTCCTTCAAGCATCTGAGTGCTCCAAACAAATGTTGGAGAGAGGGAGACAAATGAGTGAAGCAGCATTTCTGATCATGAAGAGAA